One stretch of Lacrimispora sphenoides DNA includes these proteins:
- a CDS encoding ABC transporter permease, which produces MLKYLGKRIARSFLTLIIILTAVFCLLRLMPIEGYFQNFDKMTPQQIQVGLNEMGLTDPLPIQVVRFFKDLLHGDLGVSRIYRSNVPVSDILKDKVPVSVKLGIWSMALSLLVGLPMGALMARYKYRWFDKIGTLFIVCIQAVPAAVYFLYIQLYGTKLMGVGLLFQINDPKYWVLPVVSMSLGNIAFYGMWLRRYMVDESNKDYVKLAKAKGMSEGGVMFKHIFRNAFVPLAQYIPTAFLNTVIGSIYIESLYSIPGMGGLLVTVIKKHDNTMVQGIVLLYACVGVLGLLLGDLLMVLLDPRISLGKKEGDR; this is translated from the coding sequence ATGTTAAAGTATTTAGGTAAACGAATCGCACGTTCATTTCTTACACTGATCATCATTCTGACCGCGGTGTTCTGTCTGCTACGCCTGATGCCCATCGAGGGATATTTCCAGAACTTTGATAAAATGACGCCTCAGCAGATCCAGGTAGGTTTAAATGAGATGGGGCTTACGGATCCTCTGCCGATCCAGGTGGTCCGCTTTTTTAAAGACCTTCTTCACGGGGATCTGGGCGTATCCAGGATCTATCGTTCCAATGTCCCTGTGTCTGATATTTTAAAGGATAAGGTCCCTGTCTCTGTGAAACTTGGGATCTGGTCCATGGCGCTCTCTCTTCTTGTAGGACTTCCCATGGGGGCCTTGATGGCGCGGTATAAATACAGGTGGTTCGATAAGATCGGAACTCTTTTCATTGTCTGTATCCAGGCAGTTCCTGCTGCTGTTTATTTTCTGTATATCCAGCTCTACGGCACCAAGCTGATGGGGGTGGGATTGTTATTTCAGATCAATGATCCGAAATACTGGGTTCTTCCGGTTGTTTCCATGTCCCTTGGAAATATAGCCTTTTATGGCATGTGGCTGAGGCGGTATATGGTGGATGAAAGCAATAAGGATTATGTGAAGTTAGCTAAGGCAAAGGGAATGTCAGAGGGCGGAGTCATGTTTAAGCATATTTTCCGCAACGCCTTTGTTCCTTTGGCTCAGTATATTCCTACTGCATTTTTAAATACAGTGATTGGATCCATTTATATTGAATCCCTGTACAGTATTCCGGGAATGGGAGGGCTTCTTGTAACGGTGATTAAAAAGCATGATAATACCATGGTTCAGGGCATTGTCCTGCTCTATGCCTGCGTAGGTGTTTTGGGACTTTT
- a CDS encoding dipeptide epimerase, which yields MKIVKIETAKVNIPLVTPFKTALRTVDSVNDIVVRITTDDGQTGFGEAPPTAVITGDTHGSILSAIEEFIAPAIIGMEIENLDGIMKKLHGCILKNSSAKAAVDMAVYDLFAKSCRKPLYKILGGGRKEIETDLTISVNRVEEMVADSLKAVSQGFRILKIKVGKESKMDVERIQAIRQAVGPDIRLRIDANQGWSAKEAVKIIRTLEDMGIVMDLVEQPVNAHDFEGMKFVTSQVYTPILADESVFSPEDAIRIIRERAADLINIKLMKTGGIHEALKICAIAESFGMECMIGCMLESKIAVSAAAHLAAGRGIITRADLDGPSLCREDPYIGGPVFDGPKIVMNEDPGMGISKVEAFWD from the coding sequence ATGAAGATTGTAAAGATAGAAACGGCAAAGGTCAATATTCCTCTTGTGACACCATTTAAAACAGCGTTACGAACGGTTGACAGCGTCAATGATATTGTGGTGAGGATCACAACGGATGACGGCCAGACTGGGTTCGGTGAGGCACCTCCTACGGCAGTGATTACCGGGGATACCCATGGCTCCATCCTTTCCGCCATTGAGGAATTCATTGCTCCGGCCATTATTGGAATGGAGATTGAAAACCTGGACGGGATCATGAAAAAACTTCATGGCTGTATACTGAAGAACAGTTCTGCAAAGGCTGCGGTGGATATGGCTGTTTATGACCTTTTTGCAAAGTCCTGCAGGAAACCTTTATATAAGATTCTGGGAGGCGGACGTAAGGAGATCGAGACGGATCTGACCATCAGTGTCAATCGCGTGGAAGAGATGGTGGCTGACAGCCTAAAGGCGGTTTCGCAGGGCTTTCGTATCCTGAAAATCAAAGTGGGAAAAGAGAGCAAAATGGATGTGGAGCGGATTCAGGCCATTCGTCAGGCGGTAGGGCCGGATATCAGGCTTCGCATTGATGCAAATCAGGGGTGGTCTGCCAAGGAAGCAGTAAAGATCATCCGGACGCTGGAAGATATGGGAATCGTCATGGATCTGGTGGAGCAGCCGGTAAATGCCCATGACTTTGAGGGGATGAAATTTGTCACCAGTCAGGTGTATACTCCCATCCTGGCGGATGAAAGCGTTTTTTCTCCTGAGGATGCCATAAGGATCATCAGGGAGCGGGCAGCGGATCTCATTAATATAAAGCTTATGAAGACCGGGGGGATCCATGAGGCTTTAAAAATCTGTGCCATTGCGGAAAGCTTTGGGATGGAGTGCATGATTGGGTGTATGCTGGAGAGTAAGATTGCAGTGAGCGCGGCAGCTCACCTAGCGGCCGGAAGGGGGATCATTACCAGGGCGGATTTAGATGGACCATCTCTTTGCAGGGAAGATCCATACATAGGAGGACCTGTTTTTGACGGACCTAAGATTGTTATGAATGAGGATCCTGGAATGGGAATCAGCAAAGTGGAAGCATTCTGGGACTAA
- a CDS encoding peptide ABC transporter substrate-binding protein, protein MKKRRLMAAALCAVLAASTALSGCGGNKTAGKGSQAAGNETGAAESGNPAVYTKLYGSEATTLNYLTASSENDNKIGANCVDTLIEYDNKGQIKPGLATEWSYDDATLTWTFKLREAKWVDNTGAEVADVTAQDFVDAMKYELTPEYESANVQNLFGVIANAEKYYNGLVYNSGADKDGKVWESMDYSEVGVKAVDEHTLTYTLEKEVPYFLSSLAYVVYMPAYGPQLEELGKDFGTAADKMYYNGAFYLEEFSPQEKHVFKKNAANYDADIVYINEIQEIYNAEYNTIGPEMIKRGEIDYAEISSDILDNWMSSEDTKNLVSRERPRTSYSYFYSFNFNPQFDAQYEPDNWRKAVNNENFRKALFAGLNKTKEVAVLEPAAPDDFVINSITPANFTFNADGTDYTTVGDMASLGQSFNEAKAKEYRDLAKTELAAEGVTFPVKVLMPYNPSEVNWDKECQVVEQQMESLLGTDFIDIIVEAGPADGFLTEVRRSGKFALMKCNWGADYADPETWTDPFYQAKGEDGYDLGYKYGNIAKAIEEGTPSADAAMEYFTLIEAAKDIKVDINARYEAFAKAEASLINHAFVLPFSISVSKYVANKLDVFEGQYAPFGVSNLRYKGQHLLDHYVSMDEFKANREANAK, encoded by the coding sequence ATGAAAAAAAGAAGACTGATGGCTGCGGCACTATGCGCAGTTCTGGCTGCTTCTACAGCATTAAGCGGCTGCGGCGGGAATAAGACGGCAGGAAAAGGTTCCCAGGCTGCAGGGAATGAAACAGGAGCAGCGGAGAGCGGAAATCCGGCTGTGTACACCAAGCTGTATGGTTCTGAAGCTACTACACTGAATTATCTCACGGCCTCATCGGAAAATGATAACAAAATAGGGGCCAACTGTGTGGATACCCTGATTGAATACGATAACAAAGGACAGATCAAGCCGGGACTTGCAACAGAATGGAGCTACGACGATGCCACGCTGACATGGACCTTTAAGCTGCGGGAGGCGAAATGGGTGGACAACACCGGAGCGGAAGTTGCGGATGTAACAGCCCAGGATTTTGTTGATGCCATGAAGTATGAGCTGACTCCTGAGTATGAAAGTGCAAACGTTCAGAACCTTTTTGGAGTTATAGCCAATGCGGAGAAATATTATAATGGTCTGGTATATAACAGCGGAGCCGATAAAGACGGAAAGGTCTGGGAGTCGATGGATTATTCAGAGGTAGGTGTAAAGGCGGTTGATGAACATACCCTTACTTATACTCTGGAAAAGGAAGTTCCTTATTTTCTTTCTTCCCTGGCCTACGTAGTATATATGCCGGCTTATGGCCCGCAGCTTGAGGAACTGGGAAAGGATTTCGGTACGGCTGCGGATAAGATGTACTATAATGGTGCGTTTTATCTGGAGGAGTTTTCTCCCCAGGAGAAGCATGTATTCAAAAAGAATGCTGCAAATTATGATGCAGATATAGTTTACATAAATGAAATTCAGGAGATCTATAATGCGGAATACAATACCATCGGGCCAGAAATGATAAAGCGCGGAGAAATTGATTACGCGGAGATTTCCTCTGACATTCTGGACAACTGGATGAGCAGCGAGGATACCAAGAATCTGGTCAGCCGTGAAAGGCCGAGAACCAGCTATTCCTATTTCTACAGCTTTAACTTTAATCCTCAGTTCGATGCTCAGTATGAACCGGATAACTGGAGAAAAGCGGTGAATAATGAGAATTTCCGCAAGGCATTATTTGCAGGCTTAAATAAGACAAAAGAAGTGGCAGTTCTGGAGCCGGCAGCTCCTGACGATTTTGTTATCAATTCCATTACACCGGCTAACTTTACCTTCAATGCGGACGGTACGGATTACACCACAGTGGGCGATATGGCATCCCTTGGGCAGTCCTTTAATGAGGCAAAGGCAAAGGAATACCGTGACCTGGCAAAGACAGAGCTTGCAGCTGAGGGTGTCACCTTCCCGGTAAAGGTGCTGATGCCCTATAATCCTTCCGAAGTCAACTGGGATAAGGAATGCCAGGTGGTGGAGCAGCAGATGGAAAGCCTGCTTGGCACGGATTTCATTGACATCATTGTAGAAGCAGGTCCTGCGGATGGATTCTTAACGGAAGTGCGCCGAAGCGGCAAGTTTGCACTGATGAAATGCAACTGGGGAGCTGATTACGCAGATCCGGAAACCTGGACCGATCCATTTTACCAGGCAAAGGGAGAAGATGGATATGACCTTGGATATAAGTACGGAAATATTGCAAAAGCCATAGAAGAGGGAACCCCTTCCGCCGATGCGGCAATGGAGTATTTTACTCTCATAGAGGCGGCTAAGGACATAAAGGTGGATATCAACGCCCGCTATGAGGCATTTGCCAAGGCGGAAGCAAGCCTGATTAACCATGCATTTGTATTGCCTTTCAGCATTTCTGTCAGCAAATATGTAGCCAACAAGCTGGATGTATTTGAAGGCCAGTATGCACCCTTTGGCGTATCAAATCTCAGGTATAAAGGCCAGCATCTTCTGGATCATTACGTTTCCATGGATGAGTTTAAGGCTAACAGGGAAGCAAACGCAAAATAA